CCTTGCTGGTGCCGATCACGTCAACGAACTTCTCTCCCTCGAAGATGTCGACCAGGACTTTGTCGCCGACCTTAACGCCATCGCCGGATGCGGCTGCTTCGTTTTTCTCCGCCTCTTTTGCTGCGTCGGTCGCGTCGCTGACGATGGCCACCTCGCGCGTAATGCGCACCGGCGGCAGGTCGTGCTTGGCGAAGTGTCCGGTCATGGGCTTGTTCACACTCTTGCCCTTGACGAACTCGACCAGGCCGATCTGCGCGGCTTCGTAGCCGTCGCGCGTCGAGGTCTTGCGCTGCGTGACCACGCACGGGCCGGCCTGCAGCACGGTGACCGGACGGACGTCGCCCTTGTCATCGAACAGCTGCGTCATGCCGACCTTTTTTCCCAGGATGCCGTTGACTGGCATTGCTATTCCCTTCCCTCATCATGCCGTCGCGTGCGATCAGCGGGGCACTGTAGGTGAAACGCTGCTGGCTGCTTGCTACCGGCTGCTGGCCAGAAGCCAGAAGCGAGCAGCGAGCAGCTATTTATGTTCCTTGCCGAACGCCTTGATCTCCACGTCCACACCGGCGGGCAGGTCGAGCTTCATGAGCGCGTCCACCGTCTGCTGCGTCGGCTCGAGGATATCGAGCAGGCGCTTGTGGGTGCGGATCTCGAACTGCTCCCGCGACTTCTTGTCCACGTGCGGAGAGCGAAGAACGCAATACTTGTTCTTCACCGTGGGCAGCGGAATCGGCCCGGCGATTTGCGCGCCGGTGCGCCGCGCCGTCTCCACGATCTCGCCGGTGGACTGGTCGAGCACGCGGTAGTCGTAGGCCTTCAGCCGGATTCGGATTCGTTCTTTACCTAGCATGTTTTTCTCTCAAAGATCGCTGGATCGAAGCCCGTTGGGTCGTTCGTCTTCGCCCGTTACTTCACAATTTCCGAAATCGTTCCCGCGCCCACG
This genomic interval from Terriglobales bacterium contains the following:
- the rplC gene encoding 50S ribosomal protein L3, whose translation is MPVNGILGKKVGMTQLFDDKGDVRPVTVLQAGPCVVTQRKTSTRDGYEAAQIGLVEFVKGKSVNKPMTGHFAKHDLPPVRITREVAIVSDATDAAKEAEKNEAAASGDGVKVGDKVLVDIFEGEKFVDVIGTSKGRGFAGVVRRHHFAGGPKSHGSMFQITGSIGSSAFPSRVFKGMRMSGHMGVDRVTVRNLRVLGVDKDENLLLVEGAVPGPNGGYVLINRAKKPPRERRGFAGATTLDPLKASKKRAGGGKK
- the rpsJ gene encoding 30S ribosomal protein S10: MLGKERIRIRLKAYDYRVLDQSTGEIVETARRTGAQIAGPIPLPTVKNKYCVLRSPHVDKKSREQFEIRTHKRLLDILEPTQQTVDALMKLDLPAGVDVEIKAFGKEHK